One part of the Sarcophilus harrisii chromosome 5, mSarHar1.11, whole genome shotgun sequence genome encodes these proteins:
- the LOC100916488 gene encoding olfactory receptor 6C3-like: MKNHTQVSEFILLGLSDDPELQFLIFFFLLLAYILSIAGNMTIIILTLLDSHLQTPMYFFLRNFSFLEISFTTASVPRFLGTIITEDKTISYNGCMAQYFFIILFGGTEFYLLAAISYDRYVAICKPLHYTTIMSNRVCTLLVVCSWLSACMIVFSEIIFMLQLDYCDDIIDHFICDYSPLLQLSCTNTQFLETLGFFWAVVTLILTLVLIIVSYTYIIQTILQIPSASQRKKAFSTCSSHMIVISISYGSCIFMYIKPSAKDRVSLSKGVAVLNTSVAPMLNPFIYSLRNQQVKQAFKDMIQKITFSSKGKAY, encoded by the coding sequence atgaaaaatcataccCAGGTATCAGAGTTCATCCTTTTGGGATTGTCAGATGACCCAGAGcttcaatttctcattttcttcttcctcttactGGCCTATATACTCAGCATTGCTGGCAATATGACTATCATCATTCTCACCCTGCTGGATTCTCACCTTCAGACGCCAATGTATTTCTTCCTCCGGAATTTCTCCTTCTTAGAAATTTCATTTACAACTGCCAGTGTTCCCAGATTCTTGGGCACTATTATTACTGAGGACAAGACCATTTCGTACAATGGCTGTATGGCTCAGTACTTTTTTATCATCCTTTTTGGAGGAACTGAGTTTTATCTTCTAGCAGCCATATCCTATGATCGCTATGTTGCCATCTGCAAACCCTTACATTACACAACCATCATGAGCAATAGAGTCTGCACATTGCTTGTAGTTTGTTCGTGGTTGAGTGCATGCATGATTGTCttctcagaaattatttttatgcttcAACTGGACTATTGTGATGATATTATTGATCATTTCATCTGTGATTATTCTCCACTCTTACAACTATCTTGCACAAACACACAATTCTTAGAGACACTGGGATTTTTCTGGGCTGTAGTGACTCTTATATTAACATTGGTATTAATAATAGTCTCTTATACCTATATCATCCAGACAATTCTGCAGATTCCCTCTGCCAGTCAGAGGAAAAAAGCCTTTTCTACTTGTTCTTCTCACATGATTGTCATCTCCATTTCTTATGGAAGTTGCATTTTCATGTACATCAAACCCTCAGCAAAGGACAGAGTCTCTTTGAGCAAGGGAGTTGCTGTGCTAAATACATCAGTAGCCCCTATGCTGAATCCCTTCATTTATAGCCTAAGGAATCAGCAAGTGAAACAAGCATTCAAGGACATGATTCAGAAGATTACATTTTCTTCAAAGGGAAAAGCTTATTGA
- the LOC100916746 gene encoding olfactory receptor 6C1-like — MKNHTQVTEFILLGLSDNPEFQMLIFFCLLLTYILSIAGNVTIIILTLLDSHLQTPMYFFLRNFSFLEISFTTASVPRFLSNIITEDNTISYNDCMAQFFFVILFGGTEFYLLAVMSYDRYVAICKPLHYMTIMSNRVCTLLVVCSWLIACMIIFTEIILILQLDYCADNIIDHFICDYSPLLQLSCTDTQFLETFGFFCAVITLLFTLTLIILSYTYIIQTIMRIPSVSQRKKAFSTCSSHMIVISIFYGSSIFMYMKPSAKDRINLSKGVAVLNTSVAPILNPFIYSLRNQQVKQAFMNMMQKIVFSSNKGTNVLN, encoded by the coding sequence atgaaaaatcatacaCAGGTAACTGAGTTCATCCTCCTGGGACTGTCAGATAACCCAGAGtttcaaatgcttatttttttctgcctcttacTCACCTACATACTCAGTATTGCTGGAAATGTGACTATCATCATCCTTACTCTGCTGGATTCTCACCTCCAGACCCCAATGTATTTCTTCCTCCGAAATTTCTCCTTCTTAGAAATTTCATTTACAACTGCCAGTGTTCCCAGATTCTTGAGCAACATTATTACTGAGGACAATACCATTTCATATAATGATTGCATGGCTCAGttcttttttgtcattctctttggaGGAACTGAATTTTACCTTCTAGCCGTCATGTCCTATGATCGCTATGTTGCTATCTGCAAACCCTTACATTATATGACCATCATGAGCAACAGAGTCTGCACATTGCTTGTGGTCTGCTCATGGTTGATTGCATGCATGATCATCTTCACTGAAATCATTCTCATTCTTCAGCTTGATTATTGTGCTGATAATATAATTGACCACTTCATTTGTGACTATTCTCCCCTCTTGCAGCTATCCTGCACAGATACCCAGTTTTTAGAAACATTTGGCTTTTTCTGTGCTGTGATTACTCTTCTGTTTACACTGACATTAATAATCCTCTCCTACACATATATCATCCAGACAATTATGCGGATTCCCTCTGTCAGTCAGAGGAAAAAGGCCTTTTCCACTTGTTCTTCTCACATGATTGTCATTTCGATTTTTTATGGCAGCTCCATCTTCATGTACATGAAACCCTCAGCAAAGGACAGAATTAATCTGAGCAAGGGAGTTGCTGTGCTTAATACATCAGTTGCCCCTATATTGAATCCCTTCATTTATAGCCTAAGGAATCAGCAAGTGAAACAAGCTTTCATGAACATGATGCAGAAGATTGTCTTTTCTTCAAATAAAGGAACAAATGTGTTGAACTGA